Below is a window of Christensenella minuta DNA.
CGTGGACTGGTAAATTTCGTGGGACAGGATCACAACGCCGTCCTGCACCACGCCGCCGTTCCATCCGTTCATTACATGCTCATAGATGGCATCCGCATCCTTATACTTCCAATCCTCCGGGTCCACCGACCAAAGGACCTGCTCGCGGCCAATCTCTTCCGCCTGCTCCTCCGTCAGGTTGCCGCCCGGCGGGCGGTCGAAAAGGGTACGCAGGCCCGTCGCCGCTTCGATCGCGTCGTTGGCCTTCGTGTATTGCTCCAACTGCTCCGCTGTGGACAGGCCCTTCCATTCCGACGCTTCCGGATGGGTATAGCTGTGCGTAGCGATCTCGTGTCCTTCCTCATATTCCCGCTTCACAACGTCTGGATACTCCTCGGCGAGGTTCCCCACCACAAAAAACGTCGCGACTGCGCCGTTCTCCTTCAGGATGTCCAGCAGCTCCGGCGTTTTGACCGGATTCGGCCCATCGTCAAAAGTGAGGGCCACCACCTTGTCGTTCATCGGATCGATCCCGTCAAGGCTCTTGGGAAGCATAAAGCCCTCCTTCGCCTGCAATTGCTCAAGGTCCGTTACTTGCCCGGGAGTGGGCTCGGGCGTTGCCGCCGGTTCGTCTTCTTCGGGCATATGGGATGCGGCGGCAGTTTGCCCGCTCGTAATCACTGTTGGCTCTGCGGCGGCCGCCGCATCCCCCGCGCCGCAGCCTGCAAGCAGAGCCATGCAGGCAAGGACGGACAGGGTAATACAGACCGTTTTCCTCATCATTTTTTATCCTTTCAGCAGTCTCTGAATACCGTTCTTTAGATTATAGTGTACTTGTAACAAAGTTGCAAACTCCTTTTCCCCGGTACCGGCGTATACAAAAAGATAACCGCAGTATACTGCGGTTATCCGGTCATTTTATCCTGCTGCTTTGCATCATTCCTCTTCGCCCTGTCCGGCGGAATCAGCCGCGGGCGCACTATAGAACTTAAAGCCGCCCATATCCTGGCCGCGGGCTTCGGCAATCTGCATCATCTGGGTGATCGTGACAAACTTGTAGCCCCGGCTCTTGAGTTCCTTGATGATACGGTCATACGCGTTTACGGTCGTCTCATGGATGTCATGCGACAGGATGACGCCGCCGTCGGAAAGGTAGCCCTCCACTTCCTTTGCTCCGCCGCCGTCCCCGCCGTTCATCACGTTGGAATAAATGATATCTGGATCGCGGTAATCGGTCACCCAGTCTTTCGGGTCCATGGACCAGATGATCTGCTCCCGGCCGATGGACGCGGCTTCCTCCTTTGTGATCGCTCCGCCCGGCGGACGGTCGATTAGGGTGCGCAGGCCCGTCGCCGCTTCGATCGCGTCATTGGCCCTCGTGTATTGGTCCAATTTCTCTCCTACCGATAAATTGGGCCATTCTTTCGTATGGTTCCAGCTGTGCGTGCCGATCTCATGTCCTTCGTCGTAGACACGCTTTACGATATCCGGATATTTCTCCGCATTCTGCCCCAGCATGAAGAACGTCGCAACCGCATCGTTTTCCTTTAGGATATCCAGAAGCTTCGGGGTAAGCGTCTCGTGCGGGCCGTCGTCAAAGGTCAGGGCGATCACCTTGTCGCCCATCGGATCGATCCCCTCGATACTTTTTGCGGTCATGAAGCCGTCCCGCTGCCGGATCTGGTAGATATCCGTTTCGGCTGGCCCGGCCGGGGCCGTTTCCTGCGCAGTTCCGGCTGCGGCTGCCTGCTCCGCCCCGAGGACCGCTTCCTTGTTCCCGGCATTCAGTATGCCCGCAAGCCTTGCAAGCGGGACTCCCACCTCAAAGCTTCCCGCCCCGGAAGGCGCGATCGTCCCGTCGCCGAAGAAAAACAGCACTTTATCCGGCGCTAACACGAAATTCGCATAATTGGCTTCCTCGGGAGCCGTTCCCTGTGTGAACAGGCTTTCATCCATATTTTTCAGCAGTACTTCATTCCTGCGCAGATATTCCTGCGCAGCCTGCGCAACCTGCGTGAGGTAATCCTGTGACGGATCGAACACATCCGAAAGCGCGAGCTTTTTGCCTGCCGCGGGGTCGTACACAAACGCATCGACTTCCTCCGCCGCAGCCTGCCCCGCCAGCTCCGATTCCGTCGTAAACTTTATACTGAGCAGGTTCCCTTCCGTAACATACGGCTTATAGGTCATCGTCAGGCTGCACAGCCCATCTTTGTTTTCCCCGTGCGCAGCGTCCGCAGACGCGCGGAATTCTGCGAGCTTATTTTCCGCAAATGCTTTCAGCTCTGCCGAGATATCCGGCGCGTTCGCGACCACCGGATAATCGACGGATACCAGGGTATCTCCTTCCGTTTCCAAAATATGTCCGCTCGTTATCCCTTCCGCCGAATCAAGCTGCCTGCTCACCGCCGCCGCTTCAAACCGTCCCCGGTAGGCTTCCATGTCCCCGGTTCCATTTCCCGCGCAACCCGCCGCAAGCGGAAGCGCCAACGCTGCCGCCGCAAAAAGCGCGATCCATTTCCGTTTCATACTTTTTCCCCCGCGCCGGACGCCCAATACCCGGCCTTTGTTCCTATGCTTGCCGCTCCCAGACCTGATCCGCGGTTTTGAAGCGTCTTTCGCCACCAAAATTATTTTCCCATATTATACCACAGAACCTATATTTATCACAATTTGTTTCCGCATGCCGCGTGTAACCTTCCACGACGGAGTTTGTAATCCCTTTCCCAATATGATACGATACTAGGTACGAGCAGGCGGGTGCGTTATGGATTACTCAAAAAAGAGCCTTTGGGCTTTTTTGCCAAACAGGAAAAGCGAAACGAAACCAGTGGATGTCTTTTACGTATATCCCACTATTTACGCGCACCCATTCCAGAAAAAACGCCATCATATGAGCATGAGGAATCCGATCTACCTGTGGGTCGCCAAGGGGATGTCTGCCTGGCAGGGCCAGCTTTTTGCGCGCCATTGCAATTTTTACGCGCCGCATTACCGGCAGCTTGGCACAGAAAGCTTCAAAATGCCCCTGCCTGAAGTCATGCGCGCGGAACGGATGCCTTATGAAGACGTACGCGATGCATTCTACTATTACCTTGAGCATTATAACAACGGACGGCCGTTCATCCTTGCCGGACACAGCCAGGGGAGCGCCATGCTGCTCCAGCTCATGCGCCGGGAATTTTCCGATCCGCGGCTGCAGAAAAAGCTCGTCGCCGCCTATTTGATCGGCTTCTCGCTTACCCGGCGCGATTTCAAGCGTTATCCGCATCTCCGCCTTGCCGGGGCGGCGGACGATACGGGGGTCATTATTTCTTATAACACGACCGCGCACGGCCTTCCCCTGATGCGGTTTATCCGCCCGGATTCGCTTTGTGTCAACCCGCTGAACTGGCGGCACGACAGTGTATATGCGGATAAATCCAAGAACGACGGCGCGGTGCTGTTCCAATTCGGGAAAAGGTTCAAATACGAGGTGCCCCACTATACGGGCGCGTATGTGGATGAGGCGCGCGGCGTGCTGATGATCGACGACGATGCGGCTTACGAGCTTTACAAGGCGCGGTGGTTCTTCAAAAAATTTCTGATGAACCGTGGATCGCTGCACATGCTCGATATCGCGCTTTTCTATAAAAACCTCGAGCGAAATGTGGGGGAACGAATCGCCGCATATTTGTCCCGGCCTTCCGAATGACGGCGCTGCGCGCCCCCGCAGGATAAATCCGCAGTAAAAAAACCACGGATACTCAATCCGTGGTTTTTAGCTCTTTCGGCTTTGTGATGATGCCCGCGAACAGTTCCGCCTCGCCATTTTCGTCCCGCGATACCCGGCCCCGGCAATGGATCCACACCCATTTTCCGTCCTTATCGCGCACCCGGTATTCCAAATCATGCGTATCGGTGGCCCCGTCGCGTATTTCCTCCATCGA
It encodes the following:
- a CDS encoding polysaccharide deacetylase family protein; this translates as MMRKTVCITLSVLACMALLAGCGAGDAAAAAEPTVITSGQTAAASHMPEEDEPAATPEPTPGQVTDLEQLQAKEGFMLPKSLDGIDPMNDKVVALTFDDGPNPVKTPELLDILKENGAVATFFVVGNLAEEYPDVVKREYEEGHEIATHSYTHPEASEWKGLSTAEQLEQYTKANDAIEAATGLRTLFDRPPGGNLTEEQAEEIGREQVLWSVDPEDWKYKDADAIYEHVMNGWNGGVVQDGVVILSHEIYQSTVDAYARIIPALKEKGYKFVTVSQMMQIAELRGETPAYLFRSAPAAGEAVGEE
- a CDS encoding polysaccharide deacetylase family protein, whose product is MKRKWIALFAAAALALPLAAGCAGNGTGDMEAYRGRFEAAAVSRQLDSAEGITSGHILETEGDTLVSVDYPVVANAPDISAELKAFAENKLAEFRASADAAHGENKDGLCSLTMTYKPYVTEGNLLSIKFTTESELAGQAAAEEVDAFVYDPAAGKKLALSDVFDPSQDYLTQVAQAAQEYLRRNEVLLKNMDESLFTQGTAPEEANYANFVLAPDKVLFFFGDGTIAPSGAGSFEVGVPLARLAGILNAGNKEAVLGAEQAAAAGTAQETAPAGPAETDIYQIRQRDGFMTAKSIEGIDPMGDKVIALTFDDGPHETLTPKLLDILKENDAVATFFMLGQNAEKYPDIVKRVYDEGHEIGTHSWNHTKEWPNLSVGEKLDQYTRANDAIEAATGLRTLIDRPPGGAITKEEAASIGREQIIWSMDPKDWVTDYRDPDIIYSNVMNGGDGGGAKEVEGYLSDGGVILSHDIHETTVNAYDRIIKELKSRGYKFVTITQMMQIAEARGQDMGGFKFYSAPAADSAGQGEEE
- a CDS encoding DUF3089 domain-containing protein gives rise to the protein MDYSKKSLWAFLPNRKSETKPVDVFYVYPTIYAHPFQKKRHHMSMRNPIYLWVAKGMSAWQGQLFARHCNFYAPHYRQLGTESFKMPLPEVMRAERMPYEDVRDAFYYYLEHYNNGRPFILAGHSQGSAMLLQLMRREFSDPRLQKKLVAAYLIGFSLTRRDFKRYPHLRLAGAADDTGVIISYNTTAHGLPLMRFIRPDSLCVNPLNWRHDSVYADKSKNDGAVLFQFGKRFKYEVPHYTGAYVDEARGVLMIDDDAAYELYKARWFFKKFLMNRGSLHMLDIALFYKNLERNVGERIAAYLSRPSE